The following nucleotide sequence is from Gemmatimonadaceae bacterium.
CGGCCGTCATTTCGGCGGCCCTGGCGTCACGCGGCGCCCTCCTGCTGGCGGCATCGATTGACGAAGCGGTCGCCTTCGCCAATCGCTGGGCGCCGGAGCACTTGCTGATCGCGACGCAAGACGCCGAGGCATTGCTGGGCTCCGTGCGCAATGCGGGAACCGTCTTCGTGGGCGAGACGGCGTCGGTGGCGTTCGGCGATTACATGAGTGGCGCCAATCACGTCCTGCCGACGGGTGGACTGAGCCGCGCCTACTCGGGCTTGTCGACCATCGATTTCTATCGGTGGACTACCTGGCAGCGCATTGACCGTGCGACGGCGGCGCGCCTGGCCGCCGACGTTGGCGCGTTCGCCGATGCCGAGGGATTGCCGGCACACGCCGCGTCGGCGCGCCAATGGCAGGAGATCGCTCGATGAACGCAAATGCTGTGGGCCGGCAGTCGCTCGAGGGCGTGCCGGTGTACGCCCCCGACGCCACCACCTGCGCCATCGACCTGCGCGACAACGCGAACCTCTGGGGAGCGCCGCCGCGTGCGCTGGCCGCCATTCGCACCGTTGATGCCGCGACGCTCAGTTTGTATCCGTCCGTCGCCGCTGGTTCACTCACCGGCGTGATCGCTGCGCGCATCGGGGTACAGCCCACCGAGATCGCCGCCGGCTGTGGCTCGGATGATCTCATTGACGCCGTCTTTCGCGCCGTTGCCGAGCCGGGGGCGATTCTCGCGCATCCGGCGCCGTCGTTTTCGATGGTGCCCATCTTCGCGCGCCTCAACAGCCTGCAACCGGTGGCGGTGCCGCTGACACGCGATGGTGCCGCGGACGCCGACGCAATGCTCGCCACCCGGGCTCGCGTCATCTACCTCTGCTCACCGAACAACCCGACCGGGACGGTGACGCCGGCAGCGGTGGTTCGGCGAATCGTGCATGAAAGCGACGCCATCGTGATACTCGACGGCGCGTATGCGGAGTTTGCTCCTGAGTTCGAGGATTTCCTCCAGGAGGCGCCGTCGCTCGGCCGTTTGCTCGTCCTGCGTACCTTCTCCAAGGCGTGGGGACTGGCCGGCCTGCGGGTGGGGTACGCGGTGGGTAGTGCCGGCCTCGTTGCCGCGGTGCGCAAATCGACCGGGCCCTATAAGGTGAATGCCCTGGCCGAACGGGCCGCAACGCTCGCGCTGACCGAGGACGCGGACTGGATGCGAGCACGGGCCTCCGATGCGGTGGCCGTGCGCGAACAGGTAACGCAAGCGCTGCAGGCCATGGGGCTGTCGCCACTGGACTCACGCGGCAATTTCGTCTGCGTGCCGGTGCGCGACGCGCGTGCGCTGGCGGCGCGGCTCGCGGATCGTGGTGTGGCGGTGCGCGCATTCACGGCACTCCCGGTCTTTGGTGACGCGATCCGTGTCGGGATGGGTCCCCTGCCCATCATGGAGCAGTTTCTTGATGCCCTGCGCGGGGCGTTGGCATGACGATCACGGTCTTCGACTATGGCGCGGGCAACCTGCACTCCCTGGTGAAAGTGCTGTCCGGAAGCGGGCACCCGGTGGAACTCCAGACGGACATCACGCGCGCCATCACCACGGATCTCCTGGTGCTGCCGGGCGTGGGCGCCTTTCCCGCCGCCGCGGC
It contains:
- a CDS encoding histidinol-phosphate transaminase; its protein translation is MNANAVGRQSLEGVPVYAPDATTCAIDLRDNANLWGAPPRALAAIRTVDAATLSLYPSVAAGSLTGVIAARIGVQPTEIAAGCGSDDLIDAVFRAVAEPGAILAHPAPSFSMVPIFARLNSLQPVAVPLTRDGAADADAMLATRARVIYLCSPNNPTGTVTPAAVVRRIVHESDAIVILDGAYAEFAPEFEDFLQEAPSLGRLLVLRTFSKAWGLAGLRVGYAVGSAGLVAAVRKSTGPYKVNALAERAATLALTEDADWMRARASDAVAVREQVTQALQAMGLSPLDSRGNFVCVPVRDARALAARLADRGVAVRAFTALPVFGDAIRVGMGPLPIMEQFLDALRGALA